A region of Nocardioides sp. JS614 DNA encodes the following proteins:
- a CDS encoding lysophospholipid acyltransferase family protein produces the protein MGDAEIIPIGTRGRPGRGTGKHPSSAARGLATGARPPAAKAGRRTAGPASGSAPEPPARSDTRAERPATTTQDRAPLAGIPASDWLAAVQHGAREVFGEQWEPQLARFLAFLRRRITGDYVVDEYGFDQEITERFLMATLRPIAQKWFRIEVRGIENIPTEGGALVVSNHSGTIPVDGLMTLVSIYDHTGRFLRPLGADLVFRLPFVSSLARKSGATLACNEDAERMLHGGQLVGVWPEGFKGIGKAYSDRYKLQRFGRGGFVSAALRTGVPIIPLAVVGAEEIYPLVGNLPSLARALGLPYLPVTPFFPALGPLGLVPLPSKWLLEFGEPIRTDELDVGAADDPMLVFNVTDQVRETIQQTLYSLLMQRESVFK, from the coding sequence GTGGGTGACGCGGAGATCATCCCGATCGGGACCCGCGGCCGGCCGGGCCGCGGCACGGGCAAGCACCCGTCCTCGGCCGCCCGCGGCCTCGCGACCGGCGCTCGACCGCCGGCTGCCAAGGCCGGCCGCCGGACCGCCGGACCCGCCTCGGGCTCCGCGCCCGAGCCTCCCGCGAGGTCCGACACCCGGGCCGAGCGTCCCGCGACCACGACCCAGGACCGGGCGCCGCTGGCCGGCATCCCCGCGAGCGACTGGCTCGCGGCGGTGCAGCACGGCGCTCGGGAGGTGTTCGGCGAGCAGTGGGAGCCCCAGCTCGCGCGGTTCCTCGCGTTCCTGCGGCGCCGGATCACCGGTGACTATGTGGTCGACGAGTACGGCTTCGACCAGGAGATCACCGAGCGCTTCTTGATGGCGACGCTGCGCCCGATCGCCCAGAAGTGGTTCCGGATCGAGGTCCGCGGGATCGAGAACATCCCGACCGAGGGCGGGGCCCTCGTGGTGTCCAACCATTCCGGCACCATCCCGGTCGACGGCCTGATGACCCTCGTGTCGATCTACGACCACACCGGCCGGTTCCTACGGCCGCTGGGCGCCGACCTGGTCTTCCGGCTCCCGTTCGTCAGCTCGCTCGCGCGCAAGAGCGGGGCCACCCTCGCGTGCAACGAGGACGCCGAGCGGATGTTGCACGGTGGCCAGCTGGTCGGGGTCTGGCCGGAGGGCTTCAAAGGGATCGGCAAGGCCTACAGCGACCGTTACAAGCTGCAGCGGTTCGGTCGCGGGGGCTTCGTCTCCGCCGCCCTGCGCACCGGCGTGCCGATCATCCCGTTGGCGGTCGTCGGCGCCGAGGAGATCTACCCGCTGGTCGGCAACCTGCCCTCCCTCGCCCGTGCCCTCGGGCTGCCGTACCTCCCGGTGACGCCGTTCTTCCCGGCCCTGGGGCCGCTCGGCCTGGTGCCGTTGCCCTCGAAGTGGCTGCTGGAGTTCGGTGAGCCGATCCGCACGGACGAGCTCGACGTGGGCGCCGCCGACGACCCGATGCTGGTCTTCAACGTCACCGACCAGGTCCGCGAGACGATCCAGCAGACGCTCTACTCGCTGCTGATGCAGCGCGAGTCGGTGTTCAAGTAG
- the trpS gene encoding tryptophan--tRNA ligase, producing MHRQLSLLTPSGHLTLGNLLGALRPMAAAQRDASTPAACFYGIADLHAMTTPHEPARLRSLTHETATLLLAAGLEESTLFVQSRVPAHAQLAYLLECTASTGELNRMIQFKEKGRDQPTTRASLFTYPALMAADILLYRPRQVPVGADQRQHVELTRDLATRFNSTYGPVFTIPEITVPAAGARVMRLDDPTVKMGKSAAETPGVVRLLDPPDVVRRKVARAVTDSDTGPDAVRADPNKPGVTNLLEILTACGGSAEGISTYGALKKAVADAVIAELEPLQKRYADLAADPAHVTSVYEAGAARCREVTAPVLAAAQAAMGL from the coding sequence ATGCATCGCCAGCTCTCCCTGCTCACCCCCAGCGGCCACCTGACGCTCGGCAACCTGCTCGGCGCGCTCCGCCCGATGGCTGCCGCGCAGCGCGACGCCAGCACACCGGCCGCGTGCTTCTACGGCATCGCCGACCTGCACGCGATGACCACGCCGCACGAGCCGGCGCGGCTGCGGTCACTGACCCACGAGACCGCCACCCTCCTGCTCGCCGCCGGCCTCGAGGAGTCGACGCTGTTCGTGCAGAGCCGGGTGCCGGCGCACGCCCAGCTCGCGTACCTGCTCGAGTGCACGGCGTCGACCGGCGAGCTGAACCGGATGATCCAGTTCAAGGAGAAGGGTCGCGACCAGCCGACGACCCGCGCGTCGTTGTTCACCTACCCGGCGCTGATGGCCGCGGACATCCTGCTCTACCGTCCGCGCCAGGTGCCGGTCGGCGCCGACCAGCGCCAGCACGTCGAGCTGACCCGGGACCTCGCGACCCGGTTCAACAGCACCTACGGCCCGGTGTTCACGATCCCGGAGATCACCGTCCCGGCGGCCGGCGCCCGGGTGATGCGCCTGGACGACCCGACCGTGAAGATGGGCAAGTCCGCGGCCGAGACGCCGGGCGTGGTCCGGCTGCTCGACCCGCCGGACGTCGTCCGCCGCAAGGTCGCCCGCGCCGTGACCGACTCCGACACCGGCCCGGACGCCGTGCGTGCCGACCCGAACAAGCCCGGGGTGACGAACCTGCTGGAGATCCTCACCGCCTGCGGTGGCTCAGCGGAGGGCATCTCGACGTACGGCGCCCTCAAGAAGGCGGTCGCCGACGCCGTCATCGCCGAGCTCGAGCCGCTCCAGAAGCGGTACGCCGACCTCGCGGCCGACCCGGCCCACGTCACCAGCGTCTACGAGGCCGGCGCCGCCCGCTGCCGGGAGGTGACCGCCCCGGTGCTCGCGGCCGCGCAGGCCGCGATGGGGCTGTGA
- a CDS encoding DUF5667 domain-containing protein produces MTWGFTAQRRAEEFDARVEGASTYDVADPRDAELLALVGALRAVPEAQPRPEFVATLRERLMAEAATALVPDDVSRLTLPARRPTRERRLAAVVGGIVIVGASTSLAVASQSALPGDSLYPVKRAIEQAHTGLSVGEGSKGTTILANASDRLDEVDALTRQNHFGDEIRIADTLNTFTDQATQATDLLLADYAHTGEASSIAHLRDFAASSLTRLADLEPLVPAEARDELIRAAGVVTTIDTEAALRCGDCGGAGITSIPATLGAAAEVINVPKPPADAVTKGDRTRNGGKHGTKGAQGTGLPDVDPGEVGPGSILNPDGSGLQPGTTTSGGSDPIGDLANGLTGGDSPSDAPSVPVVTDVVDGVGGILQDVVDGVTGGLPKTP; encoded by the coding sequence ATGACCTGGGGTTTCACGGCGCAGCGCCGCGCCGAGGAGTTCGACGCGCGAGTGGAGGGCGCGTCGACGTACGACGTCGCCGACCCGCGGGACGCCGAGCTGCTCGCGCTCGTCGGTGCCCTGCGCGCGGTGCCCGAGGCCCAGCCGCGACCCGAGTTCGTCGCCACTCTCCGCGAGCGGCTGATGGCCGAGGCCGCGACCGCGCTCGTCCCCGACGACGTCTCCAGGCTGACCCTTCCGGCGCGTCGTCCCACGCGCGAGCGTCGGCTGGCCGCCGTGGTCGGCGGCATCGTGATCGTCGGCGCCAGCACTTCGCTCGCGGTCGCCTCCCAGTCCGCTCTTCCGGGCGACTCGCTCTACCCGGTCAAGCGTGCCATCGAGCAGGCCCACACCGGGCTCAGCGTCGGCGAGGGCAGCAAGGGCACCACCATCCTCGCGAACGCCTCCGACCGTCTCGACGAGGTCGACGCGCTCACCCGCCAGAACCACTTCGGCGACGAGATCCGGATCGCGGACACGCTCAACACCTTCACCGACCAGGCGACCCAGGCCACCGACCTGCTGCTGGCCGACTACGCCCACACCGGCGAGGCCTCCTCGATCGCTCACCTGCGCGACTTCGCCGCCTCGAGCCTCACCCGCCTCGCCGACCTCGAGCCACTGGTGCCGGCCGAGGCCCGCGACGAGCTGATCCGCGCGGCCGGCGTCGTCACCACGATCGACACCGAGGCCGCGCTGCGCTGCGGTGACTGCGGCGGCGCGGGCATCACCTCCATCCCGGCGACGCTCGGGGCGGCCGCCGAGGTCATCAACGTGCCCAAGCCGCCCGCCGACGCGGTCACCAAGGGCGACCGCACCCGCAACGGCGGCAAGCACGGCACCAAGGGCGCCCAGGGCACCGGCCTCCCCGACGTGGACCCCGGCGAGGTCGGCCCCGGCAGCATCTTGAACCCCGACGGCAGCGGCCTCCAGCCCGGCACCACCACCAGCGGCGGCTCCGACCCGATCGGCGACCTGGCGAACGGGCTCACCGGCGGCGACTCCCCCAGCGATGCGCCGTCGGTCCCCGTGGTCACCGATGTCGTCGACGGTGTCGGCGGCATCCTCCAAGACGTCGTCGACGGCGTCACCGGCGGGCTGCCGAAGACTCCCTGA
- a CDS encoding 30S ribosomal protein bS22 yields the protein MGSVIKKRRKRMAKKKHRKLLKKTRVQRRKLGK from the coding sequence GTGGGTTCTGTCATCAAGAAGCGGCGCAAGCGCATGGCCAAGAAGAAGCACCGCAAGCTGCTGAAGAAGACGCGCGTGCAGCGTCGCAAGCTCGGCAAGTAG
- a CDS encoding acetoin utilization protein AcuC codes for MPACQGPATVVFDPSLTAYDFGPTHPMSPLRVDLTIRLAEELGVLAGLRRVDAPVATDEVIATVHRPALIEAVRRAGTMPGILDEAHGLGTDDNPTFPDMHHAAAHIVGATVEAARQVWSGESLHAVNISGGLHHAMPERASGFCIYNDVAVGIQHLLDSGAKRVAYVDVDVHHGDGVEKVFWDDPRVLTISLHETGQMLFPGTGFPTDAGGPAARGTAVNVALPPGTGDGGWLRAYHAVVPPLVREFAPDVLVTQHGCDSHIEDPLAHLMLSVDGQRAAYLALHELAHEVCGGRWVATGGGGYALVEVVPRAWTHLLAIVAGRPLDPATETPEGWRRHVQTTLDQVAPHRMTDGRTPAYRDWIDGYDPEIWLDRAIHSTRMEVFPLHGLDPFP; via the coding sequence ATGCCCGCCTGCCAGGGACCGGCGACCGTCGTGTTCGACCCCAGCCTGACCGCGTACGACTTCGGCCCGACCCATCCGATGTCCCCGCTGCGGGTCGACCTGACCATCCGGCTGGCCGAGGAGCTCGGCGTCCTGGCCGGGCTGCGGCGGGTCGACGCCCCCGTGGCCACCGACGAGGTGATCGCGACGGTGCACCGGCCCGCGCTCATCGAGGCGGTACGCCGTGCCGGCACCATGCCCGGCATCCTCGACGAGGCCCACGGGCTGGGCACCGACGACAACCCGACCTTCCCGGACATGCACCACGCGGCCGCGCACATCGTCGGTGCGACCGTCGAGGCCGCCCGTCAGGTGTGGTCGGGGGAGTCCCTCCACGCCGTGAACATCAGCGGCGGCCTCCACCACGCGATGCCGGAGCGGGCCAGCGGCTTCTGCATCTACAACGACGTCGCGGTCGGCATCCAGCACCTCCTCGACAGCGGGGCGAAGCGGGTGGCCTACGTGGACGTCGACGTCCATCACGGCGACGGGGTGGAGAAGGTGTTCTGGGACGACCCGCGGGTGCTGACGATCTCGCTGCACGAGACGGGCCAGATGCTGTTCCCCGGCACGGGGTTCCCGACCGACGCCGGCGGCCCGGCGGCGCGGGGTACGGCCGTCAACGTGGCGCTGCCCCCCGGCACCGGCGACGGCGGCTGGCTGCGCGCCTACCACGCCGTGGTGCCCCCGCTGGTGCGCGAGTTCGCGCCCGACGTCCTGGTCACCCAGCACGGCTGCGACTCCCACATCGAGGACCCGCTGGCGCACCTGATGCTCTCCGTGGATGGACAGCGGGCGGCCTACCTGGCCCTCCACGAGCTGGCCCACGAGGTCTGTGGTGGGCGGTGGGTCGCCACCGGCGGCGGCGGATACGCCCTGGTCGAGGTGGTCCCGCGGGCCTGGACCCACCTGCTGGCGATCGTGGCCGGCCGGCCGCTCGACCCGGCCACCGAGACCCCGGAGGGGTGGCGCAGGCACGTGCAGACCACGTTGGACCAGGTCGCACCCCACCGGATGACCGACGGCCGGACCCCGGCGTACCGGGACTGGATCGACGGCTACGACCCCGAGATCTGGCTGGACCGGGCGATCCACAGCACCCGGATGGAGGTCTTCCCGCTGCACGGGCTCGACCCGTTTCCCTGA
- a CDS encoding NAD-dependent epimerase/dehydratase family protein — MGSAGRVVLVTGVSRDLGRRFARALAADPSVDRVVGVDAVPPRGDIGEVSFVRADIRNPVIAKVIVKEDVDTVVHMSVISTPGSAGGRNTMKELNVIGTMQLLAACQKAPGLRTLVVKSSTTVYGASNRDPAMFTEDMEPRRVPRSGYAKDVAEVEGYVRGFARRRPDVSVTILRAANVIGPQVTSPLTSYFRLPVIPTVLGFDPRLQFLHEQDLLDVLRHAIAAEVAGTFNVAGAGILMLSQAVRRLQRPSVPLPPFAVGRVGSTLRSARVADFSPEQLGLLTYGRGVDTTRMRTELGFEPALTTAGAFADFAAPLPPTGGYADRLLARVAQGLPEPAPVPAPLPASAPAYPRGADRG; from the coding sequence ATGGGCAGCGCCGGCAGGGTCGTCCTGGTCACCGGGGTCTCACGCGACCTCGGCCGCCGGTTCGCGCGCGCCCTGGCGGCCGACCCGTCCGTCGACCGCGTGGTCGGGGTGGACGCCGTACCGCCGCGCGGTGACATCGGCGAGGTCTCCTTCGTCCGGGCCGACATCCGCAACCCGGTCATCGCGAAGGTCATCGTCAAGGAGGACGTCGACACCGTCGTCCACATGAGCGTCATCTCCACCCCCGGCAGCGCCGGGGGGCGGAACACGATGAAGGAGCTCAACGTCATCGGGACGATGCAGCTCCTCGCCGCCTGCCAGAAGGCTCCCGGCCTGCGCACGCTCGTGGTGAAGTCCTCGACCACGGTCTACGGCGCCAGCAACCGCGACCCGGCGATGTTCACCGAGGACATGGAGCCGCGCCGGGTGCCGCGCTCCGGCTACGCCAAGGACGTCGCCGAGGTCGAGGGCTACGTGCGCGGTTTCGCCCGCCGCCGTCCCGACGTCTCGGTGACCATCCTCCGCGCGGCCAACGTGATCGGGCCCCAGGTCACGAGCCCGCTCACCTCCTACTTCCGGTTGCCGGTGATCCCCACCGTGCTCGGCTTCGACCCGCGGCTGCAGTTCCTGCACGAGCAGGACCTGCTCGACGTGCTGCGGCATGCGATCGCCGCGGAGGTCGCCGGGACCTTCAACGTCGCCGGTGCCGGGATCCTGATGCTCTCCCAGGCGGTACGCCGCCTCCAGCGGCCCAGCGTCCCGCTGCCGCCCTTCGCGGTCGGCCGGGTCGGCTCCACCCTGCGCTCGGCGCGGGTCGCGGACTTCTCGCCCGAGCAGCTCGGCCTGCTCACGTACGGGCGTGGCGTCGACACGACCCGGATGCGTACCGAGCTCGGCTTCGAGCCGGCCCTCACGACCGCTGGGGCGTTCGCGGACTTCGCGGCCCCGCTGCCGCCCACCGGCGGCTACGCCGACCGGCTGCTGGCCCGGGTCGCGCAGGGCCTGCCCGAGCCCGCACCCGTCCCCGCGCCGCTACCGGCCTCGGCGCCGGCGTACCCCCGAGGAGCCGACCGTGGGTGA
- a CDS encoding ABC transporter ATP-binding protein, with the protein MVKNAVEIRDLHVVRGPHTVLEHLDLTIGGGVTGLLGPSGCGKSTLMRCLVGVQRIRGGTVEVFGLPAGSRPLRDRVGYVTQAVSVYHDLTVAENLHFFARVLGAGRAEVDRAITAVDLADHRDDVVGRLSGGQQSRASLAVALLDEPDLLVLDEPTVGLDPVLREDLWNLFHRLADAGVAVFVSSHVMDEAERCDRLLLMRQGRILADGTPAEIKAAAGVDDVEAAFLALVRRDAA; encoded by the coding sequence ATGGTGAAAAACGCGGTGGAGATCCGCGACCTCCACGTCGTCCGGGGTCCGCACACCGTCCTCGAGCACCTCGACCTGACGATCGGGGGCGGGGTCACCGGGCTGCTCGGCCCGTCCGGGTGCGGCAAGTCGACGCTGATGCGCTGCCTGGTCGGCGTACAACGGATCCGCGGCGGGACCGTCGAGGTCTTCGGCCTGCCGGCGGGCAGCCGCCCGCTCCGGGACCGGGTCGGCTACGTCACCCAGGCGGTCAGCGTCTACCACGACCTGACCGTCGCCGAGAACCTGCACTTCTTCGCGCGGGTGCTGGGCGCGGGCCGCGCCGAGGTCGACCGGGCGATCACCGCCGTGGACCTGGCCGACCACCGCGACGACGTCGTCGGACGGCTCAGCGGTGGGCAGCAGTCGCGCGCGAGCCTGGCGGTCGCGCTGCTGGACGAGCCGGACCTGCTGGTGCTCGACGAGCCGACGGTGGGACTCGACCCGGTGCTCCGCGAGGACCTGTGGAACCTCTTCCACCGCCTGGCCGACGCCGGTGTCGCCGTCTTCGTCTCCAGCCACGTCATGGACGAGGCCGAGCGCTGCGACCGGCTGCTGCTGATGCGGCAGGGCCGGATCCTCGCCGACGGGACGCCCGCCGAGATCAAGGCCGCGGCCGGCGTCGACGACGTCGAGGCCGCGTTCCTCGCGCTGGTCAGGAGGGACGCGGCATGA
- a CDS encoding helix-turn-helix domain-containing protein: MATNPGDSSSSKFLTVAEVAAMMRVSKMTVYRLVHNGELPAVRVGRSFRVQEKDVDEYLRKSFYSAG; this comes from the coding sequence ATGGCTACCAACCCCGGGGACAGCTCCTCCTCGAAGTTCCTGACCGTCGCCGAGGTCGCGGCGATGATGCGCGTGTCCAAGATGACCGTCTACCGCCTCGTCCACAACGGCGAGCTGCCCGCCGTCCGGGTCGGCCGGTCCTTCCGGGTCCAGGAGAAGGACGTCGACGAGTACCTCCGCAAGAGCTTCTACTCCGCCGGTTGA
- the proC gene encoding pyrroline-5-carboxylate reductase, whose translation MSQTAILGAGVMGETLLSGLVRAGRRVDHLLVGEKRPERAQELEERYGVAVVGNAEAARKADTLALVVKPQDMGDLLEEIAGELRPGQLVVSLAAGITTAFIEARVPEGVAVVRVMPNTPALVDEGMAAVSPGSHCSEEHLAEAESLMASVGRVLRIPERQQDAVTAISGSGPAYIFFVVESMIEAGVHLGLPRATATDLVVQTVVGSAKMLRETGTHPAVLREQVTSPAGTTAAALRELEIHKVRAAFLAAMEAARDRSRALAEGS comes from the coding sequence ATGTCCCAGACCGCCATCCTCGGCGCCGGCGTGATGGGCGAGACCCTGCTCTCCGGCCTGGTGCGCGCCGGCCGCCGCGTCGACCACCTGCTGGTCGGCGAGAAGCGCCCCGAGCGCGCCCAGGAGCTCGAGGAGCGGTACGGCGTCGCCGTGGTCGGCAACGCCGAGGCGGCCCGCAAGGCCGACACGCTCGCCCTGGTCGTCAAGCCCCAGGACATGGGCGACCTGCTCGAGGAGATCGCCGGCGAGCTGCGCCCGGGCCAGCTGGTCGTCTCCCTTGCGGCCGGCATCACCACCGCCTTCATCGAGGCCCGGGTCCCCGAGGGCGTCGCCGTGGTCCGGGTGATGCCGAACACGCCCGCGCTGGTCGACGAGGGGATGGCTGCGGTCTCTCCCGGGTCGCACTGCAGCGAGGAGCACCTCGCCGAGGCCGAGTCGCTGATGGCGTCGGTCGGCCGGGTGCTCCGGATCCCGGAGCGCCAGCAGGACGCCGTCACCGCGATCTCCGGGTCCGGCCCGGCCTACATCTTCTTCGTCGTGGAGTCGATGATCGAGGCCGGCGTCCACCTGGGCCTGCCGCGTGCGACCGCCACCGACCTGGTCGTCCAGACCGTCGTGGGCTCGGCCAAGATGCTGCGCGAGACCGGCACCCACCCGGCCGTGCTGCGCGAGCAGGTCACCTCCCCGGCCGGCACCACCGCGGCGGCCCTGCGCGAGCTGGAGATCCACAAGGTGCGCGCCGCGTTCCTCGCCGCCATGGAGGCCGCGCGCGACCGGTCGCGTGCGCTCGCCGAGGGCAGCTGA
- a CDS encoding proline dehydrogenase family protein has protein sequence MSLLRQPLLLLARSSLVKKVVSGMPVSAGIVRSYVPGETTESAVGATAELVDGGLRVTLDYLGEDTTDAEQADATVAAYLDVLQELSARGLTRNAEVSVKLSAIGQFLPDAVGFGGGEKIALENARTICRAARNAGTAVTLDMEDHTTTDSTLSILRELRKDFPETGAVLQAALHRTESDCRALAYEGSRVRLCKGAYLEPESVAFQDRLEISKSYVRCLKVLLAGEGYPMIATHDPRMIEIASSLASRYGRAAGTYEYQMLYGIRPEEQRRLVASGETMRVYVPYGTEWYGYLMRRLAERPQNLSFFVKSLVSKK, from the coding sequence ATGTCGCTCCTCCGTCAGCCGCTCCTGCTCCTCGCCCGCAGCTCGCTGGTGAAGAAGGTCGTCAGCGGCATGCCCGTGTCGGCCGGCATCGTCCGCAGCTACGTCCCGGGCGAGACGACCGAGTCGGCCGTGGGCGCGACCGCGGAGCTCGTGGACGGCGGTCTGCGGGTCACGCTGGACTACCTGGGTGAGGACACCACCGACGCGGAGCAGGCCGACGCGACGGTCGCGGCGTACCTCGACGTGCTCCAGGAGCTCTCGGCTCGCGGCCTGACCCGCAACGCCGAGGTCTCGGTGAAGCTCAGCGCCATCGGCCAGTTCCTCCCCGACGCCGTGGGCTTCGGGGGAGGGGAGAAGATCGCCCTCGAGAACGCCCGCACGATCTGCCGGGCCGCCCGCAACGCCGGCACCGCGGTCACCCTCGACATGGAGGACCACACGACCACGGACTCGACGCTGTCGATCCTGCGCGAGCTGCGCAAGGACTTCCCCGAGACGGGTGCTGTGCTCCAGGCCGCGCTGCACCGGACCGAGAGCGACTGCCGGGCGCTGGCCTACGAGGGCTCGCGGGTCCGGCTCTGCAAGGGCGCCTACCTCGAGCCGGAGTCCGTCGCCTTCCAGGACCGGCTGGAGATCTCGAAGTCGTACGTGCGCTGCCTCAAGGTGCTGCTCGCCGGCGAGGGCTACCCGATGATCGCCACCCACGACCCCCGGATGATCGAGATCGCGTCGTCACTGGCCAGCCGCTACGGCCGCGCGGCCGGGACCTACGAGTACCAGATGCTCTACGGCATCCGCCCCGAGGAGCAGCGGCGCCTGGTCGCCAGCGGCGAGACGATGCGGGTCTACGTGCCCTACGGCACCGAGTGGTACGGCTACCTGATGAGAAGGCTCGCGGAGCGTCCGCAGAACCTGTCATTCTTCGTGAAGTCCCTGGTCTCGAAGAAGTGA
- a CDS encoding ABC transporter permease has product MNARITLAVAGRVLIQLRRDHRTLAMLLVLPCLLISLMWWMYDEANPLLFDRIGPALLAMFPVIVMFLVTSVTTLRERSSGTLERLLAMPMGKLDFLVGYAIAFGLVAAVQSVLAVAVSIGLLDLDLEGPVWLLTVVAVVDAVLGSALGLFVSAFAQTEFQAVQFMPAIVIPQLLLCGLLVPRELLPDVLRQLSDVLPLSYAVDAMQHLTTSSATGQVWRDVAIVGAFAVAGLAFGAATLRRRTP; this is encoded by the coding sequence ATGAACGCCCGGATCACCCTCGCCGTCGCCGGACGCGTCCTGATCCAGCTGCGTCGCGACCACCGCACGCTCGCCATGCTGCTGGTGCTGCCCTGCCTGCTCATCTCCTTGATGTGGTGGATGTACGACGAGGCGAACCCGCTGCTCTTCGACCGCATCGGGCCCGCGTTGCTCGCGATGTTCCCCGTGATCGTGATGTTCCTGGTCACCAGCGTCACCACGCTCCGGGAGCGCTCCAGCGGCACCCTCGAGCGGCTGCTCGCGATGCCGATGGGCAAGCTCGACTTCCTGGTGGGCTACGCGATCGCGTTCGGCCTGGTCGCCGCCGTGCAGTCGGTACTCGCCGTCGCCGTCAGCATCGGGCTGCTCGACCTCGACCTCGAGGGCCCGGTCTGGCTGCTGACCGTCGTCGCCGTGGTCGACGCCGTCCTGGGCAGCGCCCTGGGCCTGTTCGTCTCCGCGTTCGCGCAGACCGAGTTCCAGGCCGTCCAGTTCATGCCCGCCATCGTGATCCCCCAGCTGCTGCTGTGCGGGCTCCTGGTGCCGCGTGAGCTGCTGCCCGACGTGCTGCGTCAGCTCAGCGACGTGCTCCCGCTGTCGTACGCCGTCGATGCGATGCAGCACCTGACCACGAGCTCCGCCACCGGCCAGGTCTGGCGAGACGTCGCGATCGTGGGCGCGTTCGCCGTCGCGGGACTGGCGTTCGGGGCGGCCACGCTGCGTCGTCGTACTCCCTGA
- a CDS encoding sigma-70 family RNA polymerase sigma factor, with product MSWEDTDVARGLDALRRLVAHVLVLEQPQLAGTPGMLATEAVASGRAEMRAKTRPKSGPGTGDGGPDGYGDAELATSSEEDEAERSRLIALVELARKGDADAFGLLYDHYQPSVYRFLFYRTRSGTLAEDLTSETFFRALRSMNNFRWQGKDFGAWLMTIARNLATDHFKAGRTRLELTTEDMGLHDDATEGPESMVLAGLTNELLLHALTELPPEQRDCLVMRFLQGMSIAETAAVLGRSDGAVKQLQLRGVRNLAKLMPEGIRD from the coding sequence ATGTCGTGGGAGGACACCGACGTCGCGCGCGGTCTCGACGCGCTGCGACGCCTCGTGGCCCACGTGCTTGTCCTGGAGCAGCCCCAGCTCGCCGGGACACCCGGGATGCTCGCCACCGAGGCGGTCGCCAGCGGGCGCGCGGAGATGCGCGCGAAGACCCGCCCCAAGAGCGGCCCCGGGACCGGCGACGGCGGTCCCGACGGGTACGGCGACGCGGAGCTCGCCACCTCCTCGGAGGAGGACGAGGCCGAGCGGAGCCGGCTGATCGCGCTGGTGGAGCTGGCCCGCAAGGGCGACGCCGACGCCTTCGGCCTCCTCTACGACCACTACCAGCCCTCGGTCTACCGCTTCCTCTTCTACCGGACCCGGTCCGGCACCCTCGCCGAGGACCTGACCTCCGAGACCTTCTTCCGCGCGTTGCGGAGCATGAACAACTTCCGCTGGCAGGGCAAGGACTTCGGCGCCTGGCTGATGACGATCGCCCGCAACCTCGCGACCGACCACTTCAAGGCCGGCCGGACCCGCCTCGAGCTCACCACCGAGGACATGGGCCTGCACGACGACGCGACCGAGGGCCCGGAGTCGATGGTGCTCGCCGGGCTCACCAACGAGCTGCTGCTGCACGCCCTGACCGAGCTGCCGCCCGAGCAGCGCGACTGCCTGGTGATGCGGTTCCTCCAGGGGATGAGCATCGCCGAGACGGCGGCCGTCCTGGGCCGCAGCGACGGGGCCGTCAAGCAGCTCCAGCTGCGTGGGGTGCGCAACCTCGCGAAGCTGATGCCCGAGGGGATCCGGGACTGA